The Streptomyces camelliae genome window below encodes:
- a CDS encoding FAD-dependent oxidoreductase, which yields MTQAADTARTVILTVDDDPGVSRAVARDLRRRYGESYRIVRAESGASALEALRELKLRGDLVAVILADYRMPQMNGIEFLEQALDVYPGARRVLLTAYADTNAAIDAINVVDLDHYLLKPWDPPEEKLYPVLDDLLEAWRTSAYRPVPSTKVVGHRWSARSSDVREFLARNQVPYRWYSVDEPEGQRLLSAAGQDGRRLPLVITPDGTALVEPEAPELAAQVGLATTPMADFYDLIVIGGGPAGLGAAVYGASEGLRTVLVERSATGGQAGQSSRIENYLGFPDGVSGAQLTDRARRQAAKFGAEILTAREVTGLEVNGAARVVRFADGTAIAAHSVILATGVQYRQLEAAGCVDLTGCGVFYGSALTEASACQGQDVYIVGGANSAGQAAMYLSRGAKSVTVLVRGPDLSASMSHYLIQQINEAPNISVRPHTVVTAAHGSDHLEQLTLRDTGTGESERVDAQWMFVFIGAAPLTDWLGDSVLRDERGFILAGPDLTADGRPPAGWELDRAPYHLETSVPGVFVAGDARAESAKRVASAVGEGAMAVMLVHRYLEQS from the coding sequence ATGACACAGGCCGCCGATACCGCGCGGACCGTCATCCTGACCGTGGACGACGACCCGGGAGTCTCCCGTGCCGTCGCCCGCGATCTGCGGCGGCGCTACGGCGAGTCGTACCGGATCGTGCGCGCGGAGTCCGGCGCGTCCGCGCTGGAGGCGCTGCGCGAGCTGAAGCTGCGCGGCGACCTGGTGGCCGTGATCCTGGCCGACTACCGCATGCCGCAGATGAACGGCATCGAGTTCCTGGAGCAGGCGCTCGACGTGTATCCGGGGGCGCGGCGGGTGCTGCTGACCGCGTACGCGGACACCAACGCGGCGATCGACGCGATCAACGTCGTCGACCTCGACCACTATCTGCTCAAGCCCTGGGACCCGCCGGAGGAGAAGCTCTACCCGGTCCTGGACGACCTGTTGGAGGCCTGGCGGACCAGCGCCTACCGGCCCGTGCCCAGCACCAAGGTGGTCGGGCACCGCTGGTCGGCGCGGTCGTCGGACGTGCGCGAGTTCCTGGCCCGCAACCAGGTGCCGTACCGCTGGTACTCGGTGGACGAGCCGGAGGGGCAGCGGCTGCTGAGTGCCGCCGGGCAGGACGGGCGGCGGCTGCCGCTGGTGATCACCCCGGACGGCACCGCCCTGGTCGAGCCGGAGGCGCCCGAACTGGCCGCGCAGGTGGGGCTGGCGACGACGCCCATGGCCGACTTCTACGACCTGATCGTCATCGGCGGCGGGCCCGCCGGGCTCGGCGCGGCCGTGTACGGGGCCTCCGAGGGGCTCAGGACCGTGCTGGTGGAGCGCTCGGCGACCGGCGGACAGGCCGGGCAGAGCTCCCGGATCGAGAACTACCTGGGCTTCCCGGACGGCGTCTCCGGCGCCCAGCTCACCGACCGGGCGCGGCGCCAGGCGGCCAAGTTCGGCGCCGAGATCCTGACCGCGCGGGAGGTGACCGGGCTGGAGGTCAACGGCGCCGCCCGCGTCGTACGGTTCGCGGACGGCACGGCGATCGCCGCGCACAGCGTGATCCTCGCGACCGGCGTGCAGTACCGGCAGCTGGAGGCCGCCGGCTGCGTCGATCTGACGGGCTGCGGGGTGTTCTACGGCTCGGCGCTGACCGAGGCGTCCGCCTGCCAGGGGCAGGACGTGTACATCGTCGGGGGCGCCAACTCGGCGGGCCAGGCGGCGATGTATCTGTCCCGGGGCGCGAAGTCGGTGACCGTGCTGGTGCGCGGACCCGACCTGTCGGCCTCGATGTCGCACTACCTGATCCAGCAGATCAATGAGGCGCCGAACATCTCCGTGCGCCCGCACACGGTCGTGACCGCGGCGCACGGCTCGGACCACCTGGAGCAGCTCACGCTGCGGGACACGGGGACCGGCGAGAGCGAACGGGTCGACGCCCAGTGGATGTTCGTGTTCATCGGCGCCGCCCCGCTCACCGACTGGCTGGGCGATTCCGTGCTGCGCGACGAGCGCGGGTTCATCCTGGCCGGACCCGATCTGACCGCCGACGGGCGGCCGCCGGCCGGCTGGGAGCTGGACCGGGCGCCGTACCACCTGGAGACCAGCGTCCCGGGCGTGTTCGTGGCGGGCGACGCCCGTGCCGAGTCCGCCAAGCGGGTCGCGTCCGCCGTCGGAGAGGGAGCCATGGCCGTGATGCTCGTCCACCGGTATCTGGAGCAGTCATGA
- a CDS encoding universal stress protein, with protein sequence MTRPITAGVDGSQESLAALAWAGREAVRRGLPLRVVHAWRYAEQLATADRGTQRGWASDAVTEAVRAVAERHPQLVTTVDVVEGEPVHALVRAAADAEMLVLGSRGHGPVVGFLLGSVGQQVIAGTARPVVLVRAEDRPAAEAAGRDVVVGQHGDSEDSAAVLRFAFETAAARGAGVRAVRAWTLPPVFAYSPGSLKLLDDAGGLEPYEKEALSAALAPWRERFPGVPVTEHVEMGSAGQVLLSAAARAQLLVVGRRAHRSAVGARIGSVAHGVLHHAECPVAVVPHE encoded by the coding sequence ATGACACGCCCGATCACGGCAGGGGTGGACGGTTCGCAGGAGAGCCTGGCCGCGCTGGCGTGGGCCGGCCGGGAGGCCGTACGCCGGGGGCTGCCGCTGCGCGTGGTGCACGCGTGGCGCTACGCCGAGCAGCTCGCCACGGCCGACCGCGGCACCCAGCGGGGGTGGGCGTCGGACGCGGTGACCGAGGCCGTGCGGGCCGTCGCCGAGCGGCATCCGCAGCTCGTCACGACCGTCGACGTCGTCGAGGGCGAGCCCGTGCACGCGCTGGTCCGCGCGGCGGCGGACGCCGAGATGCTGGTGCTGGGCTCGCGCGGACACGGGCCCGTCGTCGGTTTCCTGCTCGGCTCGGTCGGCCAGCAGGTGATCGCCGGCACGGCACGGCCCGTGGTCCTGGTCCGCGCAGAGGACAGGCCCGCGGCCGAGGCGGCCGGACGGGACGTCGTCGTCGGCCAGCACGGCGACAGCGAGGACAGCGCGGCCGTGCTGCGGTTCGCCTTCGAGACGGCGGCGGCCCGCGGCGCCGGCGTGCGGGCCGTACGGGCGTGGACGCTGCCGCCGGTCTTCGCCTACAGCCCCGGTTCGCTCAAGCTGCTGGACGACGCCGGCGGTCTGGAACCGTACGAGAAGGAGGCGCTCAGCGCGGCCCTCGCGCCGTGGCGGGAGCGGTTCCCCGGCGTTCCGGTGACCGAGCACGTCGAGATGGGCAGCGCGGGCCAGGTGCTGCTCTCGGCGGCCGCGCGGGCCCAGCTGCTGGTCGTCGGCCGGCGGGCGCACCGTTCGGCCGTGGGCGCCCGGATCGGCTCGGTCGCGCACGGGGTGCTGCACCACGCCGAGTGCCCGGTGGCCGTGGTCCCGCACGAGTGA
- a CDS encoding DUF4032 domain-containing protein, translated as MALQISATNPEHPALLLALPWDVPLEEWPEEYLVPLPRGISRHVVRYAHAGDEVIAVKELAERPALREYELLRDLDRLGIPAVDPLAVITGRTDHAGAPLEPVLVTRHLRGSLPYRSMFETTMRPATMHRLMDALAVLLVRLHLAGFAWGDCSLSNTLFRRDAGAYAAYLVDAETGDLHPQLSPGQREYDLDLARVNISGELLDLEASGALHPSVDAVEFGHEICTRYEGLWQELTRTSVYPAGKYHYIERRIRRLNELGFDVAEMQIEHSSNGDAVTFVPKVVDAGHHQRQLLRLTGLDTEENQARRLLSDLESWMATQDDYAPGDPLAARPEVLAHRWVRDVFRPTVRAVPPELRGAMDPAEIYHELLEHRWYLSERAQHDIGLDTAVQDYIANVLPKARATLEPTAPE; from the coding sequence ATGGCCTTGCAGATCAGCGCCACGAACCCGGAGCACCCCGCGCTCCTGCTCGCTCTGCCCTGGGACGTGCCCCTGGAGGAGTGGCCCGAGGAGTACCTCGTCCCGCTCCCGAGGGGCATCTCCCGGCACGTGGTGCGCTACGCGCACGCCGGTGACGAGGTGATCGCCGTCAAGGAGCTGGCCGAGCGGCCCGCGCTGCGCGAGTACGAGCTGCTGCGCGACCTCGACCGGCTCGGCATCCCGGCCGTCGACCCGCTCGCGGTGATCACCGGCCGCACCGACCACGCCGGCGCACCGCTGGAGCCGGTCCTGGTCACCCGGCATCTGCGCGGCTCGCTGCCGTACCGCTCGATGTTCGAGACGACCATGCGTCCCGCGACCATGCACCGGCTGATGGACGCCCTCGCCGTGCTGCTGGTCCGCCTGCACCTGGCCGGCTTCGCGTGGGGCGACTGCTCGCTGTCCAACACGCTGTTCCGGCGGGACGCGGGCGCCTACGCCGCTTATCTGGTCGACGCCGAGACGGGCGACCTGCACCCGCAGCTGAGCCCCGGGCAGCGGGAGTACGACCTCGATCTGGCCCGGGTGAACATCAGCGGCGAGCTGCTGGACCTGGAGGCGTCCGGCGCGCTGCACCCGTCCGTCGACGCGGTGGAGTTCGGGCACGAGATATGCACCCGGTACGAGGGGCTCTGGCAGGAGCTGACCCGCACCTCGGTGTACCCGGCGGGCAAGTACCACTACATCGAACGCCGGATCCGCCGGCTGAACGAGCTGGGCTTCGACGTGGCCGAGATGCAGATCGAGCACTCCTCCAACGGGGACGCGGTCACCTTCGTGCCGAAGGTCGTCGACGCCGGCCACCACCAGCGCCAGCTGCTGCGGCTGACCGGCCTGGACACCGAGGAGAACCAGGCGCGGCGGCTGCTGAGCGACCTGGAGAGCTGGATGGCCACCCAGGACGACTACGCACCCGGCGATCCCCTCGCCGCCCGCCCGGAGGTGCTGGCCCACCGCTGGGTCCGGGACGTGTTCCGGCCGACCGTGCGGGCCGTGCCGCCCGAGCTGCGCGGCGCCATGGACCCGGCGGAGATCTACCACGAACTCCTGGAGCACCGCTGGTACCTCTCCGAGCGCGCGCAGCACGACATCGGCCTGGACACGGCCGTCCAGGACTACATCGCCAACGTCCTGCCGAAGGCGCGGGCGACCCTGGAGCCGACCGCCCCCGAGTAG
- a CDS encoding MBL fold metallo-hydrolase gives MRAEVQQVADGTYLVHGNNVNWVILKDGDAVTLVDTGYPGDRQGVLESLAAVGSAPEAVAAVLITHAHNDHLGSAEYLRAAHGTPVHLHPVEVPHARREFLQQATIGDVVRNIWRPGVLPWAVHTIRVGGTEQHPVTAPEPFPAEGPLDLPGRPVPVHTPGHTDGHCVYHLPGAGIVISGDALVTGHAISQVKGPQLLTDFFHHDRTQAIASLKLIGELAGDTLLPGHGPVHRGPVRAAAEQALERAS, from the coding sequence ATGCGGGCAGAAGTACAGCAAGTCGCCGACGGCACATATCTGGTGCACGGCAACAACGTCAACTGGGTGATCCTCAAGGACGGGGACGCCGTCACCCTCGTGGACACCGGCTACCCCGGCGACCGGCAGGGGGTCCTGGAGTCCCTCGCGGCGGTGGGCAGTGCACCGGAGGCGGTCGCCGCCGTGCTGATCACCCACGCGCACAACGACCACCTGGGCTCGGCCGAGTATCTGCGCGCCGCCCACGGCACCCCCGTCCATCTGCATCCCGTCGAAGTCCCGCACGCGCGCCGGGAGTTCCTGCAGCAGGCCACCATCGGCGACGTGGTGCGCAACATCTGGCGGCCGGGTGTGCTGCCCTGGGCGGTGCACACGATCCGGGTCGGCGGCACCGAGCAGCACCCCGTCACCGCCCCCGAGCCGTTCCCGGCCGAGGGCCCGCTGGACCTGCCCGGCCGCCCGGTTCCCGTGCACACCCCGGGCCACACCGACGGCCACTGCGTCTACCACCTGCCCGGCGCGGGGATCGTGATCTCCGGCGACGCGCTGGTCACCGGGCACGCGATCTCGCAGGTCAAGGGGCCGCAGCTGCTGACCGACTTCTTCCACCACGACCGCACCCAGGCGATCGCCTCTCTGAAGCTGATCGGCGAGCTGGCGGGCGACACCCTGCTGCCGGGGCACGGGCCGGTCCACCGGGGTCCGGTGCGCGCGGCGGCCGAGCAGGCCCTGGAGCGGGCCTCCTAG
- a CDS encoding alpha-ketoglutarate-dependent dioxygenase AlkB yields the protein MSTHLQGSLFDQTDELRLGPLDGLRRTGLSAGAWIDVLPGWLSGADALFEQLAADVPWRAERRKMYDNVVAVPRLLAFYAAEDPLPHPVLAEAREALSRHYAEELGEPFATAGLCFYRDGRDSVAWHGDRIGRGAREDTMVAILSVGAPRDLLLRPAGGGGATVRRPLGHGDLIVMGGSCQRTWEHCVPKTARATGPRISVQFRPRGVL from the coding sequence ATGTCCACGCACCTCCAGGGCTCCCTGTTCGACCAGACCGACGAGCTGCGGCTCGGCCCGCTCGATGGGCTGCGCCGGACCGGACTGTCCGCCGGTGCCTGGATCGATGTGCTGCCGGGCTGGCTCAGCGGCGCCGACGCCCTGTTCGAGCAGCTGGCGGCGGACGTGCCGTGGCGGGCCGAGCGCCGGAAGATGTACGACAACGTGGTGGCCGTACCGCGCCTGCTGGCCTTCTACGCGGCCGAGGACCCCCTCCCCCATCCGGTACTGGCCGAGGCGCGCGAGGCCCTGTCCCGGCACTATGCCGAGGAACTGGGCGAACCGTTCGCGACCGCCGGGCTGTGCTTCTACCGGGACGGCCGGGACAGCGTGGCCTGGCACGGGGACCGGATCGGGCGGGGCGCCCGCGAGGACACGATGGTCGCGATCCTCTCCGTCGGCGCACCCCGGGATCTGCTGCTGCGGCCCGCCGGCGGAGGCGGTGCGACCGTGCGGCGCCCGCTCGGGCACGGCGACCTGATCGTGATGGGCGGCTCCTGCCAGCGTACGTGGGAGCACTGCGTACCGAAGACCGCGCGGGCCACGGGACCGCGCATCAGCGTGCAGTTCCGGCCCAGGGGCGTGCTGTGA
- a CDS encoding TetR/AcrR family transcriptional regulator yields the protein MNDTPKRVTRRRVATRARLLDAAFEVFAAKGFGRVSIEEICEAAGYSRGAFYSNFATLDELFFALYQERADLIAAQVADALAQDGPDLDVPASVDRVTEVLLLDVDWLLVKTDFLVHAARDPAVARALLDHRARLREAVADRLFRARGHTELPAVLGDVDGAAHAVVAAYDGVTTQLLLDKDVEAARTWLKQLLTALLTDGSRTPV from the coding sequence ATGAACGACACACCCAAGCGCGTCACCCGGCGCCGGGTCGCCACGCGCGCCCGGCTGCTCGACGCCGCGTTCGAGGTGTTCGCCGCGAAAGGCTTCGGGCGGGTCTCCATCGAGGAGATCTGCGAGGCGGCCGGCTACAGCCGCGGCGCCTTCTACTCGAACTTCGCCACCCTCGACGAGCTGTTCTTCGCGCTCTACCAGGAGCGCGCCGACCTCATCGCCGCCCAGGTCGCCGACGCCCTCGCCCAGGACGGACCCGACCTCGACGTGCCGGCCTCCGTGGACCGGGTCACCGAGGTGCTGCTGCTCGACGTGGACTGGCTGCTGGTCAAGACCGACTTCCTGGTGCACGCGGCCCGGGATCCGGCCGTCGCCCGGGCCCTCCTCGACCATCGCGCCCGGCTCCGCGAGGCCGTCGCCGACCGGCTCTTCCGGGCTCGTGGCCACACCGAACTGCCCGCCGTGCTCGGCGACGTGGACGGCGCCGCGCACGCCGTGGTCGCCGCGTACGACGGGGTCACCACCCAGCTGCTGCTCGACAAGGACGTCGAGGCCGCGCGGACCTGGCTGAAGCAGCTGCTCACCGCGCTGCTGACCGACGGCAGCCGCACCCCCGTATGA
- a CDS encoding FAD-binding dehydrogenase yields MDADVIVVGAGLAGLVAAHELTSRGRRVALVDQENAANLGGQAFWSFGGLFLVDSPEQRRLGIKDSFDLAWNDWQGSARFDRLDDEDAWAVRWARAYVEFAAGEKRSWLQGHGIELLPTVGWAERGDLRANGHGNSVPRFHIAWGTGTGVVEPFVKYARQAARDGLLTFHHRHQVDELVIEDGTARGVRGTVLAEDSSPRGVASSRDRAGDFELTAQAVVVTTGGIGANHDIVRRHWPERLGTPPTEMVTGVPAYVDGRMLDISAGAGVRLVNRDRMWHYTEGLQNWDPIWPGHGIRILPGPSSIWLDALGRRLPDPCLPGYDTLGTLKHLRTTEDIAGYDHSWFILTRKIIEKEFALSGSEQNPDITAKDRGAVLKDRLLGKGAPGPVQAFLDKGADFVTAGTLERLVEKMNGLTEKPLLDAAEVRRQIEARDLQIANPYSKDSQVQGIRNARRYIGDRLGRVAAPHRILDPAAGPLIGVRMHVLTRKTLGGIQTDLDSRALAADGTPIEGLYAAGEVAGFGGGGVHGYNALEGTFLGGCLFSGRAAGQHAARQTG; encoded by the coding sequence ATGGACGCGGACGTCATCGTCGTCGGAGCGGGCCTCGCCGGCCTGGTCGCGGCGCACGAACTCACCAGCCGGGGCCGCCGGGTGGCCCTGGTCGACCAGGAGAACGCCGCCAACCTCGGCGGCCAGGCGTTCTGGTCCTTCGGCGGGCTCTTCCTCGTCGACTCCCCCGAGCAGCGCCGCCTCGGCATCAAGGACTCCTTCGACCTCGCCTGGAACGACTGGCAGGGCAGCGCGCGGTTCGACCGGCTGGACGACGAGGACGCCTGGGCGGTGCGCTGGGCCCGCGCCTACGTCGAGTTCGCGGCCGGCGAGAAGCGCTCCTGGCTCCAGGGCCACGGCATCGAGCTGCTGCCGACCGTCGGCTGGGCCGAACGCGGCGACCTGAGGGCGAACGGGCATGGCAACTCCGTCCCCCGTTTCCACATCGCCTGGGGCACCGGCACCGGTGTGGTCGAGCCCTTCGTCAAGTACGCCCGCCAGGCCGCCCGGGACGGGCTGCTCACCTTCCACCACCGCCACCAGGTGGACGAGCTGGTCATCGAGGACGGCACGGCCCGCGGGGTGCGCGGCACCGTGCTCGCCGAGGACAGCTCGCCGCGCGGGGTGGCCTCCAGCCGCGACCGCGCCGGCGACTTCGAACTCACCGCCCAGGCGGTCGTCGTCACCACCGGCGGCATCGGCGCCAACCACGACATCGTCCGCCGCCACTGGCCCGAGCGGCTCGGCACCCCGCCCACCGAAATGGTCACCGGCGTCCCCGCCTACGTCGACGGCCGCATGCTCGACATCAGCGCCGGGGCGGGCGTCCGCCTGGTCAACCGGGACCGCATGTGGCACTACACCGAGGGCCTGCAGAACTGGGACCCGATCTGGCCCGGCCACGGCATCCGCATCCTGCCCGGCCCGTCCTCCATCTGGCTGGACGCCCTCGGCCGCCGGCTGCCCGACCCCTGCCTGCCGGGCTACGACACCCTGGGCACCCTCAAGCACCTGCGCACCACCGAGGACATCGCCGGGTACGACCACTCCTGGTTCATCCTCACCCGGAAGATCATCGAGAAGGAGTTCGCGCTCTCCGGCTCCGAGCAGAACCCCGACATCACCGCCAAGGACCGGGGCGCCGTGCTCAAGGACCGGCTGCTCGGCAAGGGCGCGCCCGGACCGGTGCAGGCCTTCCTCGACAAGGGCGCGGACTTCGTCACCGCCGGCACGCTGGAGCGGCTGGTCGAGAAGATGAACGGCCTCACCGAGAAGCCTCTTCTCGACGCGGCGGAGGTGCGCCGCCAGATCGAGGCCCGCGACCTGCAGATCGCCAACCCCTACAGCAAGGACTCCCAGGTCCAGGGCATCCGCAACGCCCGCCGCTACATCGGGGACCGGCTCGGCCGCGTCGCCGCACCGCACCGCATCCTGGACCCGGCCGCCGGCCCGCTCATCGGTGTGCGGATGCACGTGCTGACCCGCAAGACCCTCGGCGGCATCCAGACCGACCTCGACTCCCGCGCCCTGGCCGCCGACGGCACCCCGATCGAGGGGCTGTACGCGGCGGGCGAGGTGGCCGGCTTCGGCGGCGGCGGGGTGCACGGCTACAACGCGCTGGAGGGCACGTTCCTCGGCGGCTGCCTGTTCTCCGGCCGGGCCGCGGGCCAGCACGCGGCCCGGCAGACCGGCTGA
- a CDS encoding DUF488 family protein, with translation MSVRARRIHGEPEPDDACGCWSTGYEEFRSRYEAEPDAPEAAELVDGLCWAARRRCVALPTASRTPEQSHAQVVPDLLRGLRQPVCRAACWPAARPENRQPPRNVPSSAL, from the coding sequence GTGAGCGTACGTGCGCGCCGGATCCACGGCGAGCCCGAACCCGACGACGCCTGCGGGTGCTGGTCGACCGGGTACGAGGAGTTCCGCAGCCGCTACGAGGCGGAGCCGGACGCTCCCGAGGCCGCCGAGCTCGTCGACGGCCTGTGCTGGGCGGCCCGCCGCAGGTGCGTGGCCCTGCCGACGGCGTCCAGGACGCCGGAGCAGAGCCACGCGCAGGTGGTGCCGGACCTGCTGAGGGGCTTGCGTCAGCCGGTCTGCCGGGCCGCGTGCTGGCCCGCGGCCCGGCCGGAGAACAGGCAGCCGCCGAGGAACGTGCCCTCCAGCGCGTTGTAG
- a CDS encoding M1 family metallopeptidase, producing the protein MTPFRRQPARRRTTVLRRRAVLATVPVALAALIGATAPTAPGTAGAPGAGDPYFPLSGNGGYHVRHYDLTLRYDTTTRNLRGTAVLSARATQRLSRFDLDLTGLTVTGVTVDRTPATFRRDGQELVVTPPRTLPAGGAFQVAVTYQGTPAPVTDPDGSQDGWIPTDDGAFVAGEPQGAMSWFPGNAHPKDKSSYDFTLTVPQGRTAVANGELLSEHTTHGQTTFHWRETRPMAAYLATATIGTFRVERSTTPDGIQIYNAVDPREASAAAPVLKQLPAVLAWESKLFGPYPYRSAGAIVDHAPDIGYALETQTRPVYDSAPDLTTLVHESAHQWFGDSVSLTSWKDVWLNEGFATYAEWLYSEQHGGDSAQKTFDALYASPASDALWAYPPADPGSGKNIFGTPVYSRGAMALHELRRAVGDRDFFRILRAWATGHRDGHGTTAQFTDLAERLSGKRLDGLFHTWLFSKGKPNKA; encoded by the coding sequence GTGACGCCATTCCGCAGACAGCCCGCCCGGCGCCGTACCACTGTCCTGCGCCGCCGCGCGGTCCTCGCCACCGTCCCCGTCGCCCTCGCGGCCCTCATCGGCGCCACCGCGCCCACGGCACCCGGCACCGCCGGCGCGCCCGGCGCGGGCGACCCCTACTTCCCGCTCAGCGGCAACGGCGGCTACCACGTCCGGCACTACGACCTGACGCTGCGCTACGACACCACGACCCGGAACCTCCGAGGCACAGCGGTCCTCAGCGCCCGCGCCACCCAGCGGCTGAGCCGCTTCGACCTCGACCTCACGGGCCTGACCGTCACCGGCGTCACCGTCGACCGCACCCCGGCCACGTTCCGCCGCGACGGCCAGGAACTCGTCGTCACCCCGCCCCGCACCCTGCCCGCCGGAGGCGCGTTCCAGGTCGCCGTCACCTACCAGGGCACGCCGGCGCCGGTCACCGACCCCGACGGCTCCCAGGACGGCTGGATCCCCACCGACGACGGCGCGTTCGTGGCGGGCGAGCCGCAGGGCGCGATGAGCTGGTTCCCGGGCAACGCACACCCCAAGGACAAGTCGTCGTACGACTTCACGCTCACCGTCCCGCAGGGGCGCACGGCCGTCGCCAACGGCGAACTGCTCTCCGAGCACACCACGCACGGGCAGACGACGTTCCACTGGCGCGAGACCCGCCCCATGGCCGCCTATCTGGCCACCGCGACCATCGGCACCTTCCGGGTCGAGCGCTCCACCACCCCCGACGGCATCCAGATCTACAACGCCGTCGACCCGCGTGAGGCGTCCGCCGCCGCGCCGGTGCTGAAGCAGCTGCCGGCCGTCCTCGCCTGGGAGAGCAAGCTGTTCGGGCCGTACCCGTACCGCTCCGCCGGCGCGATCGTCGACCACGCCCCGGACATCGGCTACGCGCTGGAGACCCAGACCCGGCCGGTGTACGACTCCGCGCCCGACCTGACCACCCTCGTCCACGAGAGCGCACACCAGTGGTTCGGCGACTCGGTCTCGCTGACGTCCTGGAAGGACGTCTGGCTCAACGAGGGCTTCGCCACCTACGCCGAGTGGCTGTACAGCGAACAGCACGGCGGCGACAGCGCCCAGAAGACCTTCGACGCCCTCTACGCCTCCCCGGCGAGCGACGCGCTGTGGGCCTACCCGCCGGCCGATCCGGGCAGCGGCAAGAACATCTTCGGCACGCCCGTCTACTCGCGCGGCGCCATGGCCTTGCACGAACTGCGCAGGGCGGTCGGGGACCGGGACTTCTTCCGGATCCTGCGCGCCTGGGCGACCGGCCACCGCGACGGCCACGGTACGACCGCACAGTTCACGGACCTGGCCGAGCGGCTGTCCGGAAAGCGGCTGGACGGGCTGTTCCACACCTGGCTGTTCAGCAAAGGCAAGCCGAACAAGGCCTGA
- a CDS encoding response regulator transcription factor, producing the protein MCAHVLVAEDDEKQAELIRRTLLAEGHTATVVHDGAAALDAARRLRPDLVVLDLMLPVVDGFGVCRMLRGGEDPEIPVVMLTARSAEDDVLLGLELGADDYMTKPYSPRELMARIRTVLRRSGRGTGSRDGDLVVRAAGISVDPERHEVRCDGVPVECTPAEFQILLAMAGEPDRVFTRRQLLHCTRGFDRASTERAVDVHIMNLRRKIEPDPRHPVRLTTVFGVGYKLTGTRP; encoded by the coding sequence GTGTGCGCACATGTGCTGGTCGCCGAGGACGACGAGAAACAGGCCGAGCTGATCCGCCGCACCCTGCTGGCCGAGGGACACACCGCGACGGTGGTGCACGATGGCGCCGCCGCGCTGGACGCCGCCCGCCGGCTGCGGCCCGACCTCGTCGTCCTGGACCTGATGCTCCCGGTCGTCGACGGCTTCGGCGTGTGCCGGATGCTGCGCGGTGGCGAGGACCCGGAGATCCCGGTCGTCATGCTCACCGCCCGCTCCGCCGAGGACGACGTGCTGCTCGGCCTCGAACTGGGCGCCGACGACTACATGACCAAGCCGTACAGCCCGCGCGAGCTGATGGCCCGCATCCGCACGGTGCTCCGGCGCAGCGGACGTGGCACCGGATCCCGGGACGGCGACCTCGTCGTCCGGGCCGCCGGGATCAGCGTCGACCCCGAGCGGCACGAGGTGCGCTGCGACGGTGTGCCGGTGGAGTGCACGCCCGCCGAGTTCCAGATCCTGCTGGCCATGGCGGGCGAGCCGGACCGGGTGTTCACCCGGCGGCAACTGCTGCACTGCACCCGCGGCTTCGACCGGGCCTCCACCGAACGGGCCGTCGACGTCCACATCATGAACCTCCGCCGCAAGATCGAGCCCGACCCCCGTCACCCGGTCCGCCTGACGACGGTCTTCGGCGTCGGCTACAAGCTGACCGGCACACGGCCGTGA